A single genomic interval of Helicoverpa armigera isolate CAAS_96S chromosome 13, ASM3070526v1, whole genome shotgun sequence harbors:
- the LOC110382345 gene encoding uncharacterized protein LOC110382345: MDTQEELLSYLDLLDLDEEIVDVTLKNLMTGSKHSNKQLKSAILLLKYKLLINIKEGTECENDEEFEFVVKLLKELTSDNVDYVCKCINIVLCLNPSSVVSKAEHLLQQILSNIEFHSESSSVLDKDSNMNTLLMLKAADSILNAAIKLGEKLSLLFFETPLERILDTPDETLKMYFITNTVPKIVDAVIGYNILDKIWVHIQSVKANQKENSLKVLSCLSDYYLPTPDVGDSKFVSDIIFQYNFWDLLLFGIMSDNTAIRKISVYLTKKAIDCIMATKKDINVKSNNSIIFQWKHNNSHVLKNMWDNFFVLIDSLEEKQSNIVMPSLRLFEAIDIGDCWINAAFNIGLKHENTQVRLKCIQYKLKTKIRNQLEAETLLEAINDINIYDQNSTFEVLKTEIAKLLEDRQCFMEIFQTISLIKWSPVPLYHMTDVVANLKIDLSSINDIAKIVIDILKVPCNNIVLRKAIHINMVHFVKNCGSNLNWKDLATIYRSIALETDLQNNPFTTIVKQVSLTDDKINNLKALSEDYNNIDLIILYLQSHEEDINIVMDIINEKLNKIQEGVNRQYSDKNEYITDVVFLLDLLNKTRDNNSFLHSIHVLTANQSKTLLQYLLSLFSSDDLSIEDAVKLCEKYDYEFEGKDLKEILLNLYKTSVLFLKEGTDLDKAVLSIFTLKMTLKNSIMKNFYEQEMLNLKTFLEIFSLVKFKDAQNESVGRSKNVFYEKSTELIYNFIQKENHVESCLADVINFIENVLECGGYGCLKWILKIVNKITHPLINDKSNFNMTQFINRVWNEIEELKSNNQYSPCIEEFVKLITHDILLKSSMYNNLVISYCNKIIEYGPVKTNPLFYLIRELNKKDFKEFGHLVYVLCEILLYCPVPRKDQRIADNVTLDVLQNPKYGINKDSIDIHFNYEIQYLAISTLCSIEDSETLRMITNFITIRIDNTFKNKQRYHGNSHLHRILQTSLQHILILVIKNGDLKNGMIWGLDMLVKLPHQPSVRICLEWFISLCFYKQHMQLNKGMVDILKSKNIPLTSQFFILYWLLKHKICNRSYADHEYDFVLDFLLSHTMGQLFNVRLNAQYLATILYKMANKLSRFSYTIGVIEKTFAESSSDKNFLKLQSDYFTKHFDAVANLTPYFVYYVLPKYCDIDSNEKVDINFIKRIMKDINENICRNSTDGFVNEWKDCRREDNQFNELEIKRCVDVRNADDSECLGTIQKKYIPWRNMSDVNVYDVGKKNENPSNLIVVASLIDKLPNLGGMARTSEVFGVQTYVVDSLRHLQDKQFQGLSVSAERWINVEEVRPGRPLKEYLMKKKEEGYAVVAAEQTSTSSKLQAFKFPKKTLLLLGHEKEGVPCDLLPLMDHCVEIPQQGYVRSLNVHVTAAIFVWEYARQNVL; encoded by the exons ATGGATACTCAAGAAGAGTTGCTATCTTATCTCGATCTCCTCGATTTAGACGAGGAAATCGTAGATGTGACATTAAAAAACCTCATGACAGGAAgtaaacattcaaataaacaacTTAAGAGTGCGatacttttattgaaatataaactgCTCATAAACATCAAAGAAGGTACTGAATGTGAAAACGACGAAGAATTTGAGTTCGTCGTTAAATTACTGAAGGAATTGACGAGTGATAATGTGGATTACGTGTGTAAGTGCATCAATATTGTGCTTTGTCTCAACCCTAGCAGCGTAGTAAGTAAAGCAGAACATTTGCTGCAACAAATACTATCTAATATTGAATTCCACTCAGAATCATCAAGCGTATTGGACAAAGATTCTAATATGAACACACTATTAATGTTAAAAGCTGCTGATAGCATCCTCAACGCTGCCATAAAGTTAGGAGAAAAGCTGtcactattattttttgaaacacCACTAGAGAGGATACTTGACACACCAGACGAGacacttaaaatgtattttataacaaacactGTCCCAAAAATAGTAGATGCAGTGATTGGTTACAATATCCTAGATAAAATATGGGTTCATATCCAGTCTGTGAAGGCCAACCAAAAAGAGAATTCCCTAAAAGTTCTCAGCTGCCTTTCAGATTACTATTTACCCACACCAGATGTAGGGGATAGTAAGTTTGTATCAGACATCATATTCCAATATAACTTTTGGGACTTACTTTTATTTGGTATAATGTCTGACAACACTGCCATAAGAAAAATATCTGTTTATCTCACTAAAAAGGCTATTGACTGTATTATGGCTACCAAAAAAGACATAAATGTGAAGTCTAATAATTCAATCATATTCCAATGGAAACATAACAACAGTCATGTTTTGAAAAACATGTGGGATAATTTCTTTGTACTCATAGACAGTTTAGAAGAAAAACAGAGTAATATAGTGATGCCATCTCTAAGACTATTTGAAGCAATTGATATCGGAGACTGCTGGATCAATGCTGCCTTCAACATTGGCCTAAAACATGAGAACACTCAAGTCCGGTTAAAATGTATTCAGTATAAACTCAAAACTAAGATAAGAAACCAATTGGAAGCTGAAACGTTACTAGAagcaataaatgatataaatatttatgatcaaAATTCTACTTTTGAAGTTCTTAAAACGGAAATTGCTAAATTACTTGAAGACAGACAGTGTTTTATggaaatatttcaaacaatatCTTTAATTAAATGGTCCCCTGTGCCATTGTATCATATGACTGATGTTGTAGCTAATTTGAAAATAGATTTATCATCAATTAATGATATAGCtaaaattgttattgatattCTAAAAGTACCTTgcaataatattgtattaagGAAAGCAATACATATCAACATGGTACATTTTGTCAAGAATTGTGGTTCAAACCTAAATTGGAAAGATTTAGCTACAATTTACAGGAGCATAGCGTTGGAAACTGACTTGCAAAATAATCCATTTACTACAATAGTAAAGCAAGTTTCCCTGactgatgataaaataaacaatctaaAAGCTTTGTCAgaagattataataatatagatctaatcattctttatttacaaagtcatgaagaagatataaatattgttatggaTATAATTAacgaaaaactaaataaaatacaagaagGTGTCAACAGGCAGTATTCTGATAAAAACGAATATATCACTGATGTTGTATTTTTGTTGGATTTGTTGAACAAAACAAGAGATAACAACTCTTTTCTACATAGCATACATGTGCTGACTGCTAATCAAAGTAAGACTTTACTGCAGTATCTTTTAAGTCTATTTTCAAGTGATGATTTGTCTATAGAAGATGCTGTGAAACTAtgtgaaaaatatgattatgaGTTTGAAGGCAAAGATCTGAAAGAGATATTACTGAATTTATACAAAACATCTGTATTATTCCTGAAGGAAGGTACTGATTTAGATAAAGCAGTCCTCagtatttttactttgaaaatgacACTCAAAAATAGCATTATGAAGAACTTTTATGAACAAGAAATGTTGaatcttaaaacatttttagaaatattttcctTGGTTAAATTTAAAGATGCCCAAAATGAGAGTGTGGGTAGATCGAAAAACgtattttatgaaaagtctACCGAATTAATCTACAACTTCATTCAGAAAGAGAATCATGTAGAGTCATGTCTAGCAGATGTTATAAATTTCATTGAAAATGTATTAGAATGTGGGGgatatggatgtctaaaatggATTCTAAAGATagtcaataaaataacacaCCCGTTAATTAATGACAAAAGTAATTTCAACATGACGCAATTCATTAATAGAGTTTGGAATGAAATTGAGGAACTGAAATCAAATAATCAGTATTCACCATGCATCGAGgaatttgttaaattaataactcACGATATACTGCTGAAGTCGTCAATGTATAACAATTTAGTAATTTCGTACTGCAACAAGATCATAGAGTATGGACCCGTTAAAACGAATCCTCTGTTCTATCTGATCAGGGAGCTGAATAAAAAGGATTTTAAGGAGTTTGGACATCTAGTTTATGTCTTATGTGAGATTTTGCTTTATTGTCCCGTGCCAAGGAAAGATCAGAG GATTGCTGACAATGTAACTCTGGATGTTTTGCAGAATCCAAAATATGGAATAAATAAAGATAG TATCGACATCCACTTTAACTATGAAATCCAGTACCTAGCCATATCAACACTATGCAGCATCGAAGACTCCGAAACACTTCGAATGATCACCAATTTCATCACCATTCGCATAGacaatacatttaaaaacaaacagcgATACCACGGGAACTCGCACCTCCATAGAATATTGCAAACCTCTTTACAACATATCTTGATACTGGTGATAAAGAATGGCGATTTGAAAAATGGAATGATTTGGGGTTTGGATATGCTGGTGAAGTTGCCTCATCAGCCAAGTGTTAGGATCTGTTTGGAGTGGTTTATCTCACTCTGTTTTTATAAACAG CATATGCAACTAAATAAAGGGATGGTAGACATTTTAAAATCCAAGAATATACCATTGACGTCACAGTTCTTTATCCTATACTGGCttttgaaacataaaatatgcaaCAGGTCCTACGCTGACCATGAATATGACTTTGTATTAGACTTCTTACTTTCTCATACAATGGGCCAATTGTTCAACGTGAGACTCAATGCGCAATATTTGGCCACAATTCTTTATAAAATGGCGAATAAGTTATCAAGATTCAGCTACACGATTGGCGTTATTGAGAAAACGTTCGCTGAAAGTAGCAGCGACAAGAATTTCCTGAAGCTACAGAGCGATTACTTCACCAAGCATTTCGACGCAGTTGCTAATCTTACACCTTATTTCGTTTATTATGTTTTGCCGAAATACTGCGATATTGATAGCAACGAGAAAGTtgatataaactttattaaaaggatCATGAAGGATATAAATGAGAATATATGCAGAAATTCTACTGACGGTTTTGTGAATGAATGGAAAGACTGTAGAAGGGAAGATAACCAGTTCaatgaattagaaataaagagatGTGTTGATGTCAGGAATGCTGATGATTCAGAGTGCTTGGGGACCATTCAGAAGAAATATATTCCTTGGCGGAATATGAGTGATGTCAATGTATATGATGTTGGGAAGAAG AATGAAAACCCAAGTAATTTGATCGTGGTAGCTTCCCTGATCGATAAGCTACCGAACTTGGGTGGCATGGCGCGAACTAGCGAGGTGTTCGGGGTACAGACCTACGTCGTGGACAGCTTGAGGCACTTGCAGGATAAGCAGTTCCAGGGGCTCAG cGTGTCAGCAGAACGTTGGATAAACGTAGAGGAAGTCCGTCCCGGCCGGCCCCTCAAGGAGTACCTGATGAAGAAGAAAGAGGAAGGCTATGCCGTGGTGGCTGCAGAACAGACCTCCACCAGTTCCAAGCTGCAAGCCTTCAAGTTTCCCAAGAAGACACTGTTGTTGCTTGG gCACGAGAAAGAAGGCGTTCCTTGCGACTTACTACCCTTGATGGACCACTGCGTGGAAATCCCTCAGCAAGGCTACGTTCGATCCCTGAATGTTCACGTCACGGCCGCCATCTTTGTTTGGGAATATGCCCGCCAAAATGTGCTCTAA